Proteins from a genomic interval of Halopseudomonas litoralis:
- a CDS encoding hypoxanthine-guanine phosphoribosyltransferase, which translates to MSTDLDHVKQVMNEADCLYSHQQVEAAMDSMASEITQALQDSNPIVYSVMNGGLIIAGQLLTRLNFPMEVSYLHATRYRNKLSGGELFWKARAEHSLVGRTVLIIDDILDEGHTLAAIVEYCRDAGAAQVLTCVLLDKRHDRKAYEGMRADFTGLDVEDRYLFGFGLDYKGYWRNAAGIYALKDH; encoded by the coding sequence ATGTCCACTGATCTTGACCACGTCAAGCAGGTCATGAACGAGGCAGATTGCCTGTATAGCCATCAGCAGGTCGAGGCCGCCATGGACAGCATGGCCTCCGAGATCACCCAGGCTCTGCAGGACAGCAACCCGATCGTCTACAGCGTGATGAATGGCGGACTGATCATCGCCGGCCAACTGCTGACCCGGCTGAATTTTCCTATGGAAGTCAGTTATCTGCACGCTACCCGCTACCGCAACAAGCTCTCCGGTGGCGAGCTGTTCTGGAAAGCACGTGCCGAGCACTCTCTGGTTGGTCGTACGGTACTGATCATTGATGACATCCTGGATGAGGGCCACACGCTGGCAGCCATCGTCGAATATTGCCGCGATGCCGGTGCTGCTCAGGTGCTGACGTGCGTGCTGCTGGACAAGCGTCATGACCGCAAGGCTTATGAAGGCATGCGTGCCGATTTCACCGGGCTGGATGTTGAAGACCGCTATCTGTTCGGTTTTGGCCTTGATTACAAGGGTTACTGGCGCAACGCCGCGGGTATCTATGCGCTGAAGGATCACTGA
- a CDS encoding type IV pilin protein — translation MGSRVQQGFTLIEVMIVMVIIGILAAIALPSYQEHVRQTRRAEVSALLLENAQLLERHYTRNGGYDSGTVNGLINQSPSNGAAIFTIIPTLTPESFILTATAASGSIMAGDVCATYTLNQVGQRTPADTKCWRR, via the coding sequence ATGGGCAGCAGAGTGCAGCAGGGTTTTACCCTGATCGAGGTCATGATAGTGATGGTGATCATCGGAATACTGGCAGCTATAGCGCTGCCGTCGTATCAGGAACATGTTCGCCAGACCAGGCGCGCCGAGGTATCAGCGCTGTTACTGGAAAACGCTCAATTGCTGGAACGTCATTACACCCGCAACGGCGGTTACGACAGCGGCACGGTCAACGGGCTGATCAATCAGAGCCCCTCCAACGGAGCGGCGATCTTCACGATAATACCGACGCTGACTCCCGAAAGCTTCATTCTGACAGCAACAGCCGCATCTGGCAGCATCATGGCCGGAGATGTCTGCGCGACCTATACCCTGAATCAGGTGGGACAGCGCACGCCAGCGGATACCAAATGCTGGCGGCGCTGA
- a CDS encoding PilC/PilY family type IV pilus protein, with translation MHSHGSEPRCLRSMVAGLALGLCIALPAQAFTPLSGPVLSASAVAPNVVVLFDNSSSMVRNSIDGETRLNIARDVTKEVISANRGVRFGLFTFRETLGRDNAPGGMLRVEAGDIDAGSTAGSARFNQINQALDALNPGRNSNLTWTPLAESYYEVTRYLRGMRAFYPQGWSETQRDSFQSPIQYRCQKNFGLVVTDGLPTHDSEFPTTLEHEPDGKNRRLSGSFNLPDWDGDGADVTASEDTEGGTFYLDDIARFAYETDLRTTGTDQAGQSWNDPQFPLQNLQTYTVGFALDDHRLRQTATAGNGRYFTATDRQQLKDALSSALQEIIASAGSGGGAVTDSQQLNAGVSRYYQTQFDPLDWSGSLHAYSMNDEGEPDTLLWSTDRTFVQGTQSGDFQTWRNAQGNTPAGPVSLGAGTWAALSPAQQMALDAEAAAAGLTGSKAAQRLLNWARGSRDADLRQRSRLLGDIINSAPVMIGAGHHAGPNNTVDYIAYLQDRTTRMPEAMVLGANDGFLRVFDTHGTHLYSFLPAALHTGLGTRARTDYGAGNHHRSGVDGRIVVVDAKLGAHWSTIAASGLGAGGKGLFVVRLFDAAQGSSARGALWETNANHTADIGHIYGRPVIAQLHGSSVLITGNGYGSAGGAGALLIYDLSTGALLKQLDVAGRAGTTQSNGLSSPVPQFDASGEIRAVFAGDLHGQLWKFDLSDPNTANWRVAHGGTPLFSAESGQPITVQPQIHSSVAAGEDLILFGTGKFMEVSDLTDTATQAFYAVLDAPAPPAGGLTPAQLQPQQIDTVTTDPTSGQAVRTVTSHSLDWSTQYGWYLPLIHNGQAEGERVTRDFVIKNARVLFATGFIKTGVTDPCMTQAGGWLMAVTLGTGGMSTRQVLDTNGDRVTDDDDLPAAGLALDIGLPGDLNVLNQGDTGMQPGCSGEVYVVQGSSDVAVVTGQPHCQFNRIMWRQLQ, from the coding sequence ATGCATTCACACGGATCTGAACCGCGCTGCCTGCGCAGTATGGTTGCGGGGCTGGCGCTCGGGCTGTGTATCGCGTTACCGGCGCAGGCCTTCACCCCGTTGAGCGGGCCAGTTTTATCGGCCTCGGCAGTGGCGCCCAACGTAGTGGTGTTGTTCGACAACTCATCGAGCATGGTACGCAATTCCATTGACGGCGAAACCCGTCTGAATATTGCCCGGGATGTCACCAAGGAGGTGATATCAGCCAATCGGGGTGTGCGTTTCGGGCTGTTCACTTTCCGCGAGACTCTCGGTCGTGACAATGCTCCGGGCGGCATGCTGCGGGTGGAGGCGGGTGATATCGACGCCGGCTCGACGGCCGGCAGCGCCCGCTTCAATCAAATCAACCAGGCGCTGGACGCGCTGAATCCGGGCCGCAACAGCAACCTGACCTGGACCCCATTGGCCGAGTCCTATTATGAAGTCACCCGTTACCTGCGTGGGATGCGGGCTTTCTATCCACAAGGCTGGTCCGAGACCCAGCGCGACTCCTTTCAAAGCCCGATTCAATACCGCTGCCAGAAGAACTTCGGCCTGGTGGTAACCGACGGCCTGCCCACCCATGACAGTGAATTTCCCACGACGCTGGAACACGAGCCGGACGGCAAAAACCGGCGCCTGAGCGGCAGTTTCAACCTGCCGGATTGGGATGGCGATGGAGCAGACGTCACCGCCTCGGAAGACACCGAGGGCGGAACCTTCTACCTGGACGACATTGCCCGCTTTGCCTATGAAACCGACCTGCGCACCACGGGAACGGATCAGGCGGGGCAGAGCTGGAACGATCCGCAGTTTCCATTGCAGAACCTGCAGACCTATACCGTGGGTTTTGCCTTGGATGATCACCGGCTCAGGCAGACCGCAACGGCAGGCAACGGCCGTTATTTTACTGCTACCGACCGTCAGCAATTGAAGGATGCTCTGAGCAGTGCGCTGCAGGAGATCATCGCGTCGGCGGGCTCGGGTGGAGGTGCCGTCACCGACAGTCAGCAGTTGAACGCTGGCGTCAGTCGCTACTACCAGACCCAGTTCGATCCGCTGGACTGGAGCGGCAGCCTGCACGCCTACAGCATGAACGACGAGGGCGAGCCGGATACGCTGTTGTGGAGTACCGACCGCACCTTTGTGCAAGGTACGCAGTCAGGGGATTTCCAAACCTGGCGCAATGCGCAGGGCAACACGCCTGCCGGTCCGGTCAGCCTGGGTGCCGGTACCTGGGCTGCGTTGTCCCCCGCACAGCAGATGGCACTGGATGCCGAGGCCGCAGCGGCTGGATTGACCGGCAGCAAGGCAGCCCAGCGTCTGCTCAATTGGGCGCGCGGCAGTCGTGATGCCGACCTGCGTCAACGTAGCCGGTTGCTGGGCGATATCATCAATTCGGCGCCGGTGATGATCGGTGCCGGCCATCATGCGGGGCCCAATAACACTGTCGATTACATCGCCTATCTGCAGGACAGGACCACCCGCATGCCCGAAGCCATGGTGCTCGGTGCCAATGACGGCTTTCTGCGGGTCTTCGATACTCATGGCACGCATCTGTATTCATTTCTGCCGGCGGCGTTGCACACCGGCCTGGGTACACGTGCGCGTACCGATTATGGCGCCGGTAACCATCACCGTTCCGGAGTAGATGGGCGGATCGTTGTTGTCGATGCCAAGCTCGGCGCGCATTGGAGCACGATTGCCGCCAGCGGGCTGGGCGCCGGCGGCAAAGGGCTCTTTGTGGTGCGGCTGTTCGACGCGGCTCAGGGCAGTAGTGCGCGCGGCGCGCTCTGGGAAACTAATGCCAACCACACAGCAGACATCGGGCATATCTATGGTCGGCCGGTCATAGCGCAGTTGCATGGCAGCAGCGTATTGATTACCGGCAACGGGTACGGCAGTGCAGGGGGAGCTGGAGCGCTGTTGATCTACGATCTGAGCACAGGCGCTTTGCTCAAGCAGCTCGATGTTGCAGGCCGTGCCGGTACCACGCAGAGCAATGGGCTGTCGTCGCCAGTGCCGCAATTCGATGCCAGTGGCGAAATTCGCGCGGTCTTCGCCGGCGACCTGCATGGGCAGCTGTGGAAATTCGATCTGAGTGACCCGAATACGGCCAACTGGCGCGTGGCGCACGGCGGAACGCCGTTGTTCAGTGCCGAGAGCGGGCAGCCGATCACTGTGCAACCACAGATTCACTCCAGTGTGGCTGCCGGTGAGGATCTGATCCTGTTCGGCACCGGCAAATTCATGGAGGTCAGCGATCTGACGGATACGGCCACCCAGGCCTTCTATGCTGTGCTGGACGCACCGGCGCCTCCGGCCGGCGGGTTGACCCCGGCTCAGCTGCAGCCACAGCAGATCGATACTGTCACCACCGACCCCACCAGTGGCCAGGCCGTGCGTACAGTGACGTCCCATTCGCTGGACTGGAGTACCCAGTACGGTTGGTACCTGCCGCTTATCCACAATGGCCAGGCTGAGGGTGAGCGGGTGACACGCGACTTCGTCATCAAAAATGCGCGGGTGCTGTTTGCCACCGGTTTCATCAAGACGGGCGTTACCGATCCCTGCATGACCCAGGCTGGGGGTTGGCTGATGGCGGTGACGCTGGGCACCGGTGGTATGTCGACCAGGCAGGTACTGGATACCAATGGTGACCGGGTAACTGATGACGATGATCTGCCGGCGGCAGGGTTGGCGTTGGATATTGGTCTGCCGGGTGACCTCAATGTTTTGAACCAGGGTGACACCGGTATGCAGCCTGGCTGCAGTGGTGAAGTCTATGTGGTACAGGGTTCAAGTGACGTAGCTGTGGTGACCGGTCAGCCGCACTGTCAGTTCAACCGTATCATGTGGCGGCAGCTGCAATAG
- a CDS encoding uracil-xanthine permease family protein — translation MQNMNTTGWRSMLAGSQMLFVAFGALVLMPLITGMNPNVALFTAGIGTLIFQFVTHRQLPVFLASSFAFIAPILYSNQTWGVPATLGGLVAAGMVYLLLSLLVHLRGPGFIHRLLPPVVVGPVIMVIGLGLAATAVNMATGKSGDGSVQLIDYSTALIISMASLATTLAVAVYAKGVFRLVPIMAGVAVGYSLSWILGVVDFTVVDDANWLATPGFMFPEFHLAAILFMIPVAIAPAIEHIGDVLAIGSVTGKDYIRKPGLQRTLLGDGLATSTAAFLGGPPNTTYSEVTGAVMLTRNFNPAVMIWAALFAICLAFIEKFGAVLLSMPVPVMGGILCLLFGSIAVVGMNTLIRNQVDLTQARNLCIVSVTLVFGIGGMAIGHQEFTLQGVSLCGVVAILLNLLLPAATPITMTPSED, via the coding sequence ATGCAGAATATGAACACGACCGGCTGGCGCAGCATGCTGGCCGGTTCGCAGATGTTGTTCGTGGCATTCGGTGCCCTGGTGCTGATGCCATTGATTACCGGCATGAACCCAAACGTCGCGCTGTTCACCGCAGGTATCGGTACGCTGATCTTCCAGTTTGTAACCCACCGCCAATTACCGGTTTTTCTCGCCTCCAGCTTCGCTTTCATCGCTCCGATCCTCTATAGCAACCAGACCTGGGGCGTGCCGGCCACATTGGGCGGACTGGTGGCTGCCGGCATGGTCTATCTGCTGTTGAGCCTGCTGGTCCATCTGCGTGGGCCCGGCTTTATCCATCGTCTGCTGCCGCCAGTGGTCGTGGGACCGGTGATTATGGTCATCGGCCTCGGCCTCGCCGCCACAGCGGTGAACATGGCGACCGGCAAGTCCGGCGATGGCAGCGTCCAGCTGATCGACTATTCCACCGCCCTGATCATCTCCATGGCCTCGTTGGCGACAACCTTGGCCGTGGCGGTGTATGCCAAAGGCGTGTTCCGTCTGGTGCCGATCATGGCGGGTGTGGCCGTGGGCTACAGCCTCTCCTGGATACTCGGCGTGGTAGATTTCACCGTTGTTGATGATGCCAACTGGCTTGCTACCCCGGGCTTCATGTTTCCGGAATTCCATCTGGCTGCCATTCTGTTCATGATCCCGGTCGCGATTGCCCCAGCCATCGAGCATATCGGCGACGTGTTGGCGATCGGCTCGGTAACCGGCAAGGACTATATTCGCAAGCCCGGGCTGCAACGCACCCTGCTGGGTGACGGCCTGGCCACATCCACTGCTGCCTTCCTCGGCGGACCACCCAATACCACCTATTCCGAGGTGACCGGTGCGGTGATGCTCACGCGCAATTTCAATCCTGCGGTAATGATCTGGGCTGCGCTGTTCGCTATCTGCCTGGCGTTCATCGAAAAATTCGGCGCCGTTCTGCTGAGCATGCCGGTTCCCGTGATGGGCGGGATTCTCTGTCTGCTGTTCGGCTCCATCGCGGTGGTCGGCATGAATACACTGATCCGCAACCAGGTGGATCTGACCCAGGCGCGCAATCTGTGCATTGTCTCGGTCACTTTGGTATTCGGTATCGGCGGCATGGCCATCGGTCATCAGGAGTTCACTCTCCAGGGCGTCAGCCTGTGCGGGGTGGTGGCCATACTGCTGAACCTGCTGTTGCCGGCGGCAACGCCCATCACCATGACTCCCAGCGAAGACTGA
- the upp gene encoding uracil phosphoribosyltransferase, translating into MKIQEIRHPLIRHKLGLMRRNDISTKNFRELAQEVAALLTYEATKDMPVENHTIDGWCGDVSVEKLAGKKITVVPILRAGLGMLDGVLSLIPSAKVSVIGMVRNEQTLEADTYLEKLVSELNQRRALIIDPMLATGSSMIATIDLLKRAGAQEIRALVLVAAPEGVKRVNAAHPDVDIFTASVDERLNEQGYIIPGLGDAGDKIFGTRQKDEH; encoded by the coding sequence ATGAAGATTCAAGAAATCCGCCATCCTTTGATCCGCCATAAACTTGGTCTGATGCGTCGCAACGACATCAGCACGAAGAACTTCCGCGAACTGGCTCAGGAAGTCGCCGCCCTCCTGACTTATGAAGCGACCAAGGATATGCCTGTTGAGAACCACACCATCGACGGCTGGTGTGGTGATGTCAGTGTCGAGAAACTCGCCGGCAAGAAAATCACCGTCGTGCCCATTCTGCGCGCTGGCCTCGGCATGCTCGACGGCGTACTCAGCCTGATCCCCAGCGCCAAGGTCAGCGTCATCGGCATGGTACGCAACGAACAGACTCTGGAAGCTGATACCTATCTGGAAAAGCTGGTCAGCGAATTGAATCAGCGCCGCGCACTCATCATTGATCCGATGCTGGCCACCGGCAGCTCCATGATCGCCACCATCGATCTGCTGAAGCGGGCCGGCGCCCAGGAGATCCGCGCATTGGTATTGGTTGCAGCTCCGGAAGGTGTAAAGCGGGTCAATGCTGCGCACCCGGACGTGGACATCTTCACTGCCTCCGTAGATGAGCGGTTGAATGAGCAGGGGTACATCATTCCCGGGCTGGGCGATGCCGGCGACAAGATTTTCGGCACGCGCCAGAAGGATGAGCATTGA